From the Theobroma cacao cultivar B97-61/B2 chromosome 2, Criollo_cocoa_genome_V2, whole genome shotgun sequence genome, one window contains:
- the LOC18608626 gene encoding vacuolar protein sorting-associated protein 18 homolog: MDKGRQVFAVDLLERYAAKGRGVITCMAAGNDVIVLGTSKGWVIRHDFGVGDSYDFDLSAGRPGEQSIHRVFVDPGGSHCIATVVGSGGADTFYTHAKWNKPRILSRLKGLVVNAVAWNRQQITEASTREVILGTDNGQLYEIAVDEKDKREKYIKPLFELAELPEAIMGLQMETAILSNGTRYYVMAVTPTRLYSFTGIGSLETVFASYLDRAVRFMELPGEIPNSELHFFIKQRRAVHFAWLSGAGIYHGGLNFGAQHSSPDGDENFVENKALLDYTKLSNGAEVVKPSSMAVSEFHFLLLIGNKVKVVNRISEQIIEELQFDQASDSNSRGIIGLSSDATAGLFYAFDQNSIFQVSVNDEGRDMWKVYLDMKEYAAALANSRDPLQRDQIYLVQAEAAFTSRDFLRAASFYAKINYILSFEEITLKFIGVGEQDALRTFLLRKLDNLAKDDKCQITMISTWATELYLDKINRLLLEDDTALENRNSEYQSIIREFRAFLSDCKDVLDEVTTMRILESYGRVEELVYFASLKEQYEIVVHHYIQQGEAKKALEVLRKPVVPIDLQYKFAPDLITLDAYETVESWMASNNLNPRKLIPAMMRYSSEPHAKNETHEVIKYLEFCVHRLHNEDPGIHNLLLSLYAKQEDDSALLHFLQCKFGKGRENGPDFFYDPKYALRLCLKEKRMRACVHIYSMMSMHEEAVALALQVDPELAMAEADKVEDDEDLRKKLWLMVAKHVIEQEKGTKRENIRKAIAFLKETDGLLKIEDILPFFPDFALIDDFKEAICSSLEDYNKQIEQLKEEMNDATHGADNIRNDISALAQRYAVIDRAEECGICRRKILAVGGDYRITRVYTAVGPMAPFYVFPCGHAFHAHCLIAHVTRCTNESQAEYILDLQKQLTLLGSEARRESNGGITDESITSMNPADKLRSQLDDAVASECPFCGELIIREISLPFILAEEAQLVASWEIKQQNLGNQRSISLPL, translated from the exons ATGGATAAAGGGAGACAAGTGTTCGCAGTAGACCTTCTAGAGAGATATGCGGCGAAAGGCCGCGGTGTGATTACGTGTATGGCGGCTGGAAATGATGTGATTGTGTTGGGAACAAGTAAAGGTTGGGTTATCAGACACGATTTTGGGGTGGGAGATTCGTATG ATTTTGATCTCTCTGCGGGCCGACCTGGGGAGCAATCCATCCATAGAGTTTTTGTTGATCCTGGGGGCAGCCATTGTATTGCCACTGTTGTTGGCAGTGGAGGTGCTGATACATTCTACACTCATGCAAAGTGGAACAAGCCACGCATATTAAGCAGATTGAAAGGGCTAGTTGTCAATGCTGTTGCCTGGAATAGGCAACAGATAACTGAAG CTTCTACAAGGGAAGTCATTCTTGGTACAGACAATGGCCAACTCTATGAAATTGCAGTAGATGAGAAGGACAAGAGGGAGAAGTATATAAAGCCTTTATTTGAATTAGCAGAACTTCCAGAAGCTATCATGGGTTTGCAG ATGGAAACAGCTATCTTAAGCAATGGAACTAGATATTATGTGATGGCTGTTACTCCCACAAGACTTTATTCTTTCACTGGAATTGGATCACTAGAG ACTGTTTTTGCCAGCTACCTAGATCGTGCTGTGCGTTTCATGGAACTTCCTGGTGAAATACCAAACAG TGAACTGCATTTCTTTATCAAGCAAAGGAGAGCTGTTCATTTTGCATGGCTTTCTGGAGCCGGTATATACCATGGTGGCTTGAATTTTGGAGCACAGCATAG CTCTCCAGATGGTGATGAGAACTTTGTGGAGAACAAGGCTCTCCTGGACTACACAAAGTTGTCTAATGGTGCGGAAGTAGTCAAACCCAGTTCCATGGCGGTGTCTGAATTTCATTTCTTGCTTCTTATTGGAAATAAGGTTAAG GTTGTAAACAGAATCAGTGAGCAAATCATAGAGGAACTTCAGTTTGATCAGGCATCAGACTCTAATTCAAGAGGGATTATTGGACTATCTAGTGATGCAACTGCAGGGTTGTTCTATGCATTTGACCAAAACTCTATTTTTCAG GTTTCTGTGAATGATGAAGGACGAGATATGTGGAAGGTCTATCTAGATATGAAAGAGTATGCTGCTGCATTAGCAAATTCTCGTGACCCACTCCAAAGAGACCAAATATATTTAGTTCAG GCTGAAGCTGCATTCACCTCCAGGGACTTCCTCAGGGCAGCATCTTTTTATGCAAAA ATTAACTATATACTATCATTTGAGGAGATAACTTTGAAGTTTATTGGTGTCGGCGAACAG GATGCTTTGAGAACCTTCTTATTGCGGAAGCTTGACAATCTGGCAAAGGATGACAAATGCCAAATAACGATGATCTCCACATGGGCAACGGAACTGTACTTGGACAAG ATAAATCGGCTTCTTTTAGAAGATGACACAGCTTTGGAGAATCGCAATTCAGAATATCAGTCAATCATTAGAGAGTTTCGTGCTTTCCTTAGTGACTGCAAAGATGTATTGGATGAGGTGACTACAATGAGAATTCTAGAGAG CTACGGGAGGGTTGAAGAATTAGTCTATTTTGCTAGTCTGAAGGAACAATATGAAATTGTTGTTCACCATTATATTCAG CAAGGAGAAGCAAAGAAGGCATTGGAAGTGCTTCGGAAACCTGTTGTTCCAATAGATCTTCAG TACAAATTTGCCCCGGATCTTATTACTCTTGATGCATATGAGACTGTGGAGTCATGGATGGCCTCAAACAACCTGAACCCAAGGAAACTTATTCCTGCAATGATGCGTTATTCAAGTGAACCTCATGCAAA GAATGAAACCCATGAAGTAATCAAATACTTGGAATTCTGTGTTCACCGTTTGCATAATGAGGATCCAGGAATCCACAACTTATTGCTATCTTTGTATGCTAAGCAG GAAGATGATAGTGCCCTTCTGCATTTCCTACAATGCAAATTCGGAAAAGGACGAGAGAATGGGCCTGATTTCTTTTATGATCCCAAGTATGCTCTGCGTCTCTGCCTCAAGGAAAAACGAATGCGTGCCTGTGTTCATATATACAGTATGATGTCAATGCATGAGGAAGCTGTTGCTCTTGCTCTCCAG GTTGATCCAGAGCTTGCAATGGCTGAAGCCGACAAGGTTGAAGATGATGAAGACTTGAGAAAGAAGCTTTGGCTAATGGTTGCTAAGCATGTTATTGAGCAGGAAAAGGGTACTAAAAGGGAGAATATACGGAAGGCAATAGCATTTCTCAAGGAAACAGATGGCCTATTAAAGATCGAGGACATATTGCCATTCTTTCCTGACTTTGCCCTTATTGATGACTTCAAG GAGGCAATTTGCTCCTCACTGGAGGATTACAACAAGCAAATTGAGCAACTTAAGGAGGAGATGAATGATGCTACACATGGTGCTGACAACATTAGAAATGATATTAGTGCACTAGCTCAAAGATATGCTGTGATTGATCGTGCTGAGGAATGTGGG ATCTGTAGACGTAAAATCTTGGCTGTTGGCGGGGATTATAGAATTACTCGTGTTTATACAGCTGTAGGACCAATGGCTCCTTTCTATGTCTTTCCATGTGGACATGCCTTTCATGCCCACTGCCTGATTGCTCATGTGACACGTTGCACCAATGAATCTCAA GCAGAATATATACTGGATTTGCAGAAGCAACTAACTTTACTTGGTAGCGAAGCCAGGAGGGAATCTAATGGTGGTATCACAGATGAATCCATAACCAGCATGAACCCTGCAGATAAG CTCCGATCACAGTTAGATGATGCAGTGGCCAGTGAATGCCCATTTTGCGGTGAGTTAATAATCCGTGAAATCTCTTTGCCTTTTATTTTGGCGGAGGAAGCCCAGCTGGTTGCTTCGTGGGAGATAAAGCAACAAAACCTTGGAAACCAAAGAAGCATTTCTTTACCTCTATAA
- the LOC18608627 gene encoding uncharacterized protein LOC18608627, with protein sequence MSILQYPDSFNVPELQVWNNAAFDNGESEDTSAIKASWGNLESGSVNQSLESDGSKENQSPLWLKSPVSFKSTASLVKPLCSKNVIGNSKEQALKGIFVEPLSGKLKSGVGKEVEKKHDEKKIDMEIEEIEKEISRLSSKLESLRLEKAEYNARSIAMRGRIVPAKFMEQKQRIGNLEMGKKIEDPLLSSAKTKMSRRGVSLGPTEIFSAMKSRQLTKQEVTTPIQSIQSRRKSCFFKLQDIDEGKVTRERGKSLSVSPRSRKTSKVEAPKPAATTVGCKRAVKKEDGVLATVQPKRLFKDGEKSVTAKKPLKPGRVVASRYNQIANQSNGNFSVNDARKRSLPENGKEESNRHEKKRVSHERLVDSCKNQKSESRVKKKWEIPSEVVVFKCETEEESPEPDNKMNDVLPKIRTVRFLGKSPRDSGPAKRVAELMGRKSYFCMEEEAEDSVCQALSFAEGEGEED encoded by the coding sequence ATGAGTATTCTTCAATACCCAGATTCGTTTAATGTGCCGGAGCTCCAGGTTTGGAACAATGCGGCTTTTGACAATGGAGAGTCTGAAGATACCAGCGCCATCAAGGCTTCTTGGGGTAATCTTGAATCTGGGTCGGTGAATCAGTCACTAGAATCTGATGGCAGCAAAGAAAATCAGAGCCCCCTTTGGCTAAAGTCCCCTGTTTCTTTTAAATCTACTGCGTCTCTTGTCAAGCCTCTTTGTTCCAAGAATGTTATTGGTAACTCTAAAGAGCAGGCGCtgaagggtatttttgtcgaGCCTTTGTCAGGGAAACTGAAGAGTGGAGTTGGGAAAGAAGTAGAGAAAAAGCACGATGAGAAAAAGATTGATATGGAGATTGAAGAGATTGAGAAGGAGATCTCTCGTTTGTCATCGAAACTTGAATCTCTTCGTCTCGAAAAAGCTGAGTACAATGCGAGAAGTATTGCGATGAGAGGAAGAATAGTGCCTGCTAAATTCATGGAGCAAAAACAGCGCATCGGGAATTTGGAGATGGGAAAAAAGATTGAAGATCCATTGTTGTCAAGTGCTAAAACAAAAATGAGTCGAAGGGGGGTTAGTTTAGGTCCAACGGAGATTTTCTCTGCTATGAAATCGAGGCAATTGACGAAGCAGGAAGTCACCACCCCTATTCAGTCAATACAGAGTCGCCGGAAATCCTGTTTCTTTAAGCTTCAAGATATTGATGAAGGGAAGGTTACAAGAGAGAGAGGCAAGAGCTTGAGCGTTAGCCCTAGATCACGTAAAACTTCTAAGGTTGAAGCTCCTAAGCCAGCTGCAACCACAGTAGGGTGTAAAAGGGCTGTTAAGAAAGAAGATGGGGTTCTCGCTACAGTTCAGCCAAAAAGACTCTTCAAAGATGGAGAAAAATCAGTAACAGCAAAGAAACCATTGAAACCTGGAAGGGTCGTAGCGAGCCGGTACAATCAGATTGCCAATCAAAGCAATGGGAATTTCAGTGTGAACGATGCTCGAAAGCGGTCTTTACCAGAAAATGGTAAGGAGGAAAGTAACAGGCATGAGAAGAAGCGTGTTTCGCATGAACGGCTAGTGGATTCCTGCAAGAATCAGAAGAGTGAGAGCAGAGTGAAGAAGAAGTGGGAAATTCCTAGTGAAGTGGTAGTTTTCAAGTGTGAAACGGAGGAAGAATCTCCAGAGCCAGATAATAAGATGAACGATGTACTACCGAAGATTAGGACTGTCAGATTTTTGGGTAAAAGTCCTCGTGATTCAGGTCCGGCAAAAAGAGTGGCTGAATTGATGGGAAGGAAATCGTACTTCTGTATGGAGGAAGAAGCAGAGGACTCTGTTTGTCAGGCTCTGAGTTTTGCAGAAGGGGAAGGAGAGGAAGATTGA